One window from the genome of Nostoc edaphicum CCNP1411 encodes:
- a CDS encoding helix-turn-helix domain-containing protein — protein sequence MTQEPVFEESSGNVFADLGLSNADELFTRGKIGIQVLRLLKQRNLKQREISELLGIPQPEVSHLMKGEFQRFSEGKLLIFLKRLDTEITLHLRPRHAQGEPTETVISL from the coding sequence ATGACACAGGAACCAGTTTTTGAAGAAAGCAGTGGCAATGTATTCGCTGACCTCGGTTTATCTAATGCAGATGAACTTTTTACTAGGGGAAAGATAGGGATTCAGGTACTGCGCCTTTTGAAACAACGCAACCTGAAACAACGGGAAATCAGCGAACTTCTTGGCATTCCCCAGCCGGAAGTATCTCATTTGATGAAAGGAGAGTTTCAACGCTTCAGCGAGGGCAAACTCCTCATTTTCCTCAAGCGACTCGATACGGAAATCACCTTACATCTTCGCCCTCGTCACGCGCAGGGCGAACCTACTGAAACTGTGATATCGCTATAG
- a CDS encoding type II toxin-antitoxin system RelE/ParE family toxin, with translation MEDDEDIIEIPLRPLVWMGDSLKNIRSFPEEVRASVGYALQLVQAGETPMDAKPFKGVGSGVYEIVKRYDTDTYRAVYAVKIGEKIYVLHAFQKKSKQGIKTPQADVDLIKQRYKDAVAREKQQ, from the coding sequence ATGGAAGATGATGAGGATATTATAGAAATTCCTTTACGACCTCTTGTTTGGATGGGAGACTCTCTCAAAAATATCCGCTCATTTCCAGAAGAGGTGCGTGCATCAGTAGGCTATGCACTGCAATTGGTGCAAGCAGGGGAAACACCAATGGATGCCAAGCCTTTTAAGGGGGTTGGGAGTGGTGTGTATGAAATCGTCAAACGCTACGATACCGATACTTACAGGGCTGTTTATGCGGTAAAGATTGGAGAAAAAATCTATGTCCTGCACGCTTTTCAAAAAAAATCAAAGCAGGGTATTAAAACTCCACAGGCTGATGTTGATCTGATTAAACAACGCTATAAGGACGCGGTAGCCAGGGAGAAACAACAATGA
- a CDS encoding UPF0175 family protein, whose amino-acid sequence MSNVTINLPEEVFSARRLSPEEFVRDMRLAAAIYWYQKQEISMEKAASVAGLNRRDFLAVLAREQVDVFAVDFDDLQSEFNRG is encoded by the coding sequence ATGTCTAATGTCACGATTAACCTGCCAGAAGAAGTATTTAGCGCCCGTCGCCTGAGTCCAGAAGAATTTGTGCGCGATATGCGCCTCGCTGCTGCTATCTACTGGTATCAGAAGCAGGAAATCTCGATGGAGAAAGCAGCCTCTGTTGCTGGGTTAAACCGCCGAGACTTTCTAGCTGTCCTAGCCCGTGAACAAGTGGATGTCTTCGCTGTTGATTTTGATGATTTGCAGAGCGAGTTTAACCGTGGCTGA